The following proteins are co-located in the Myroides profundi genome:
- the hxpB gene encoding hexitol phosphatase HxpB, translating to MKNTLITTVLFDMDGVLIDSEGFWQQAEQEVFTSMGATWDEEIAIQTQGKTTRAVTELWYSLFPWEGKSIEEVEQMVIDRVDELISTEGEIKEGVIQTLNFLKERKVKIGLATNSPESLINTVLKRLGIRDYFQTIVSVDHVEHGKPAPDVYLRAAHNLGSEPRECLVVEDSFTGATAGKNAGMTVVAIPDHLQYEQERFDIADFKLKSMVFLNEKIVSFLHEVTV from the coding sequence ATGAAGAATACATTGATTACTACTGTACTTTTTGATATGGATGGAGTTTTAATAGACTCTGAAGGCTTTTGGCAACAAGCAGAACAAGAGGTGTTTACTTCTATGGGGGCTACTTGGGATGAAGAGATTGCGATCCAAACACAAGGCAAAACGACTAGAGCAGTTACTGAACTGTGGTATAGCCTGTTTCCATGGGAAGGAAAGAGCATTGAGGAGGTGGAGCAAATGGTGATTGATAGAGTCGATGAGTTAATTAGTACAGAAGGAGAAATAAAAGAAGGTGTAATTCAGACATTGAATTTTCTAAAAGAGAGAAAAGTGAAGATTGGTCTGGCTACTAATTCTCCAGAATCTTTGATTAATACTGTTTTGAAGAGATTAGGGATTCGTGATTACTTCCAAACCATAGTTTCTGTAGATCACGTAGAACATGGTAAGCCTGCACCAGATGTGTATTTAAGAGCAGCTCATAATCTAGGGAGTGAGCCTAGAGAGTGTCTAGTAGTAGAAGATTCCTTCACGGGGGCTACAGCTGGTAAAAATGCAGGGATGACTGTAGTAGCCATACCTGATCATTTACAGTATGAACAAGAAAGATTTGATATTGCTGACTTTAAATTGAAAAGTATGGTTTTTTTAAACGAAAAAATTGTATCTTTTTTGCACGAAGTAACGGTTTAG
- a CDS encoding DUF5103 domain-containing protein produces the protein MRNKVWSIILFFLWVGCVLAQSPQNYTADYIKSVGFMSNNRAVTPFFKIGDQFTLAFDDLYGDDSNYFYRVKAYNYDWTPSKLKQIEYIDGLDRQRIMTYENSFNTLQNYTNYQLTLPAQRYRILKSGNYVLEIYNEDDEVVIRRKFVLYESLVNVPIQIKRTRNLDVIETKQNVEFSVLLGDAVYQNPIQNVKIAIFQNGRWDSYLTNIKPQYTMGNDLIYKYENETQFWAGNQFLNFDNSDIRQVNNMIGSVTTDNGIYNTYLYTNESRKSKGYTYFPDINGSFYPRNINGRNPNIEAEYSWVYFSYRPEEDVQKGIDYYVTGLFNDYALVPANKMTYNEEKGYYEQIILVKQGFTNFSYTAVRNGVVDPSIAPDGNYAMTTNRYQVLVYYRGNNDLHDRVIGIGEASAENIVY, from the coding sequence ATGCGAAATAAGGTTTGGTCTATTATTCTTTTTTTTCTTTGGGTAGGGTGCGTATTGGCACAATCTCCACAGAACTATACTGCTGATTATATTAAGTCAGTAGGGTTTATGAGTAATAATAGAGCTGTAACACCGTTCTTTAAAATAGGGGATCAGTTTACGCTTGCTTTTGATGACTTATACGGAGATGATAGTAATTATTTCTATCGTGTTAAGGCTTATAACTATGACTGGACTCCATCGAAATTAAAACAGATCGAGTATATTGATGGATTAGATAGACAACGTATTATGACGTATGAAAACTCGTTTAATACTTTGCAGAATTATACGAACTATCAATTGACGCTTCCTGCTCAACGTTATAGAATATTGAAGAGTGGTAATTATGTATTGGAAATTTATAATGAAGACGACGAAGTAGTAATTAGAAGGAAGTTTGTCTTATATGAGAGTCTAGTTAATGTACCTATTCAGATTAAAAGAACTAGGAATCTAGATGTCATAGAGACGAAGCAGAATGTAGAGTTTAGTGTATTACTGGGTGATGCTGTATATCAAAATCCAATTCAGAATGTAAAGATAGCGATCTTTCAGAATGGGAGATGGGACTCTTATCTGACGAATATTAAGCCTCAGTACACGATGGGGAATGATCTTATCTATAAGTACGAGAATGAGACTCAATTCTGGGCAGGGAATCAGTTCCTAAACTTTGACAATAGCGATATCAGACAGGTGAATAATATGATCGGTTCTGTGACAACTGATAATGGTATTTATAACACGTATCTGTATACAAACGAGAGTCGAAAAAGTAAAGGATATACCTATTTTCCTGATATTAATGGAAGTTTCTATCCTAGGAATATCAATGGAAGAAACCCTAATATAGAAGCGGAGTATAGCTGGGTATATTTTAGTTATCGTCCAGAGGAGGATGTACAGAAAGGGATAGATTATTATGTGACAGGATTATTTAATGATTATGCCTTAGTACCTGCTAACAAAATGACGTATAACGAAGAGAAGGGATATTATGAACAAATCATTTTAGTGAAACAAGGTTTTACTAATTTTAGTTATACAGCAGTTCGAAATGGTGTTGTTGATCCAAGTATAGCACCAGATGGGAACTATGCAATGACAACTAATCGTTACCAAGTTCTAGTTTATTATCGTGGCAATAATGATTTACACGATAGAGTAATTGGGATAGGTGAGGCGAGTGCAGAGAACATAGTGTATTAG
- the apaG gene encoding Co2+/Mg2+ efflux protein ApaG: protein MEKMISQTTKGIKISVNTEYEGNFFKSKKICYAFSYKITIENNSTDYIQVKGRLWEIYDALNSVQIVKGEGVVGEQPIIEPGTKYTYSSGCVLNSSMGAMQGFYEVLNLANQTYFNVEIPNFKLVAPFVLN, encoded by the coding sequence ATGGAAAAGATGATTTCACAAACGACGAAGGGAATAAAAATATCTGTAAATACTGAGTATGAAGGCAATTTTTTTAAATCAAAAAAGATATGCTATGCTTTTTCATATAAAATAACAATTGAAAATAATTCTACTGATTATATTCAGGTGAAAGGGCGACTATGGGAGATCTATGATGCTCTGAATAGTGTACAGATAGTAAAAGGGGAAGGTGTAGTAGGTGAACAACCTATTATAGAACCTGGTACCAAATATACATATAGTAGTGGATGCGTCTTAAACTCATCTATGGGAGCTATGCAGGGATTCTATGAGGTACTTAATCTAGCGAACCAAACTTATTTTAATGTAGAAATCCCAAACTTTAAGCTAGTAGCTCCTTTCGTATTGAATTAG
- the pruA gene encoding L-glutamate gamma-semialdehyde dehydrogenase, with amino-acid sequence MSKGFYQVPTAFNEPVKSYAPGTKERELTLNSFKEQYNTTVDIPLYIGGEEIRTGNTKDLFPPFDHKHKLGVYHEADKALVEKAIATALEARKKWAAMPWEHRASIFLKAAELLAGPYRAKINAATMIAQAKTLHQAEIDSACEFIDFLRFNVEYMTQIYSEQPASVDGVWNRLEHRPLEGFIYAITPFNFTAISGNLPSAPAMMGNVVVWKPAATQIYSARVIVEVFKAAGLPDGVINVVYGNSGMITDTLLASPDFAGIHFTGSTGVFNSMWAQIGQNIDKYKTYPRIVGETGGKDFVVAHPSACPKEVAVALTRGAFEYQGQKCSAASRAYVPASLWNQVKEYMTADLATIKMGSPEDPSNYVSSVITEASFDKLAKAIDQAKADADAEVILGGKYDKSIGYFIEPTVILTTNPKYATMETELFGPVLTIYVYEDAKWSETLKLVDETSIYALTGAIFSGCRYAIVEATEALVNCAGNFYINDKPTGAVVGQQPFGGARASGTNDKAGSILNLLRWVSPRTIKETFVPATDYKYPFLG; translated from the coding sequence ATGTCAAAAGGATTCTATCAAGTTCCAACTGCGTTCAATGAGCCAGTTAAGTCTTATGCACCAGGAACAAAAGAAAGAGAATTGACTTTGAACTCGTTCAAAGAGCAATACAACACAACAGTTGATATTCCATTATACATTGGTGGAGAAGAAATCAGAACAGGAAATACAAAAGATTTATTCCCTCCATTTGATCACAAACATAAATTAGGTGTTTACCACGAAGCTGATAAGGCATTAGTAGAGAAAGCTATTGCTACTGCTTTAGAAGCTAGAAAAAAATGGGCTGCAATGCCATGGGAACACAGAGCATCTATCTTCTTAAAAGCTGCTGAATTATTAGCTGGTCCTTACCGTGCTAAGATCAATGCTGCTACAATGATCGCTCAAGCAAAAACATTACACCAAGCTGAGATCGACTCTGCATGTGAGTTTATTGACTTCTTACGTTTCAACGTAGAGTATATGACTCAAATCTATTCTGAGCAACCAGCTTCTGTAGATGGAGTATGGAACAGATTAGAGCACCGTCCATTAGAAGGATTTATCTATGCGATCACTCCTTTTAACTTTACAGCTATCTCTGGTAACTTACCTTCTGCTCCTGCTATGATGGGGAATGTAGTGGTATGGAAACCAGCTGCAACTCAAATCTACTCTGCAAGAGTAATCGTTGAGGTGTTTAAAGCTGCAGGTTTACCTGATGGTGTTATCAACGTAGTATATGGTAACTCTGGAATGATCACTGATACGTTATTAGCAAGTCCTGACTTCGCTGGTATCCACTTCACAGGATCTACAGGAGTATTTAACAGTATGTGGGCTCAAATCGGTCAAAACATCGATAAATACAAAACTTACCCACGTATCGTAGGTGAAACAGGTGGTAAGGATTTCGTTGTAGCTCATCCATCAGCTTGTCCTAAAGAGGTAGCAGTAGCTCTTACAAGAGGTGCTTTTGAATACCAAGGACAAAAATGTTCTGCAGCATCTAGAGCTTATGTTCCAGCTTCATTATGGAATCAAGTGAAAGAATATATGACTGCTGATTTAGCTACTATCAAAATGGGGTCTCCAGAAGATCCAAGTAACTATGTTTCGTCTGTGATTACAGAAGCTTCATTTGACAAATTAGCGAAAGCGATTGATCAAGCAAAAGCTGATGCAGATGCAGAAGTAATCTTAGGAGGTAAGTATGATAAATCTATTGGTTACTTTATTGAGCCAACAGTTATCTTGACTACTAATCCTAAGTATGCAACGATGGAAACTGAGTTATTCGGTCCTGTATTAACTATCTATGTATACGAAGATGCTAAATGGTCTGAAACATTAAAATTAGTAGATGAGACTTCTATCTATGCATTAACAGGGGCTATCTTCTCTGGATGTCGTTACGCTATCGTAGAGGCTACAGAAGCATTAGTAAACTGTGCTGGTAACTTCTATATCAATGACAAACCAACAGGTGCTGTAGTAGGACAACAACCATTCGGTGGTGCTAGAGCTTCTGGTACTAACGATAAAGCGGGTTCTATCCTTAACTTACTTCGTTGGGTATCACCAAGAACGATTAAAGAAACTTTCGTTCCTGCAACTGATTATAAATATCCTTTCTTAGGATAA
- a CDS encoding BCCT family transporter has protein sequence MFKKLLDNKNLVINPPVFITSILLIVALILTCVLFPEKVGVWFPAAQLAVTSNFGWFFVVTVNVILIFAIYLAFSKFGRIRLGGDDAEPEFTKASWFAMLFSTGMGIGIMFFSIAEPVSHFFNTPRPVDTDIEAAVQAMQFTSLHWGLHAWGIYAMVGLALAFFGFNRKLPMTFRSLFYPFWGERIHGWWGHIIDILSALATVFGLSTSLGLGVIQITAGLEYLYGWEISPMMQAGIILFVIGIATISVFSGLDKGVKILSNANMYIAASFMLLIFILGPTLFIMKGYVENTGAYLANFIDISTWNDTYLGSGWQNVWTIFYWAWWIAWSPFVGSFIARISKGRTVKEFVLGVLIVPGLITLLWMNVFGGSALHTILSGDVTMIAAVKADVSTALFVFLENFPFTKFLSIVAIILIFSFFITSSDSGSLVVDNITSGSNGESPVWQRVFWSFAQGIIAIVLLWGGGLDALQTAVIITGLPFAVILLVMCYSLQKGLKEELAKSSKKAKSKEEKSYKEIIAELLDEPQSK, from the coding sequence ATGTTTAAAAAATTACTTGATAACAAAAACTTGGTGATTAATCCACCCGTTTTTATCACTTCAATATTATTAATAGTAGCTTTAATCTTAACCTGTGTCCTTTTTCCTGAAAAGGTAGGGGTGTGGTTTCCTGCTGCCCAATTAGCGGTAACTTCTAACTTTGGTTGGTTCTTTGTCGTGACAGTGAATGTTATTTTAATATTTGCTATCTACCTTGCTTTTAGTAAGTTCGGTAGAATACGGTTAGGAGGGGATGATGCAGAACCAGAGTTTACTAAGGCATCTTGGTTTGCCATGCTGTTTAGTACAGGTATGGGGATCGGTATTATGTTCTTTAGTATTGCCGAGCCAGTATCTCATTTCTTTAATACTCCTAGACCAGTAGATACAGACATAGAAGCCGCTGTACAAGCTATGCAATTTACGAGTTTGCACTGGGGATTACACGCTTGGGGTATTTATGCGATGGTTGGATTAGCTTTAGCCTTTTTTGGGTTTAATAGAAAGTTACCTATGACCTTTAGATCTCTTTTTTACCCTTTCTGGGGAGAGAGAATCCATGGTTGGTGGGGACACATAATCGATATATTATCTGCTTTAGCTACAGTGTTTGGATTATCTACATCTTTAGGATTAGGGGTAATACAGATTACAGCTGGTTTAGAATATTTATATGGTTGGGAGATAAGCCCTATGATGCAAGCTGGGATTATTCTGTTTGTGATTGGTATCGCTACTATTTCTGTTTTTTCAGGATTAGATAAAGGAGTTAAGATACTTAGTAATGCTAATATGTATATCGCAGCCAGTTTTATGTTGCTAATCTTTATTCTTGGGCCGACTCTATTTATCATGAAAGGGTATGTAGAGAATACAGGAGCGTATTTAGCTAATTTTATTGATATAAGTACATGGAATGATACTTACTTAGGTTCTGGGTGGCAGAATGTCTGGACTATATTCTATTGGGCTTGGTGGATTGCATGGTCACCTTTTGTAGGAAGTTTTATTGCTCGTATTTCTAAAGGGCGTACTGTGAAAGAGTTTGTATTAGGGGTGTTGATTGTACCAGGGTTGATTACCTTATTATGGATGAATGTATTCGGAGGTAGTGCATTGCACACTATTCTATCAGGTGATGTAACGATGATAGCGGCGGTTAAAGCTGACGTATCTACAGCATTATTTGTATTCTTAGAGAACTTCCCTTTTACTAAGTTTCTTTCTATTGTAGCGATTATTCTGATTTTCTCTTTCTTTATTACCTCTTCTGATTCAGGTTCATTAGTTGTAGATAATATTACCTCAGGTAGTAATGGAGAGTCTCCTGTGTGGCAGAGAGTCTTTTGGTCTTTTGCACAAGGGATTATTGCTATCGTATTATTATGGGGAGGAGGACTTGATGCCTTACAGACAGCAGTTATTATTACAGGACTGCCTTTTGCAGTGATATTACTGGTGATGTGTTATAGTTTACAAAAAGGATTAAAAGAAGAGTTAGCTAAATCGTCTAAGAAGGCTAAGTCAAAAGAAGAAAAGAGCTATAAAGAGATTATAGCAGAACTATTAGATGAACCACAAAGCAAATAA
- a CDS encoding universal stress protein, with amino-acid sequence MDKNKKLNIIVGLDLSTMDQYLLQYMQVLDQILDINKVTYVHNLKVGELPKELLKPESIVVIKEKIKNKLTQYFTEAGVSYDFEILVSVESYTEIAFMNIAKKSSYDLMVLGNKQELEGTGALADKLVRIFPSALLLVPDTFKVPITTVIDAIDFSRYTSDIMMWADRFKNNSKGQKIEHSAVHISKSYMGFYPTMTNRELEKVTKDDIKEKQEKWNKKYATYSDIDIVPAGERNISASLIAYARSKKADMLILGVKGTTGFKEIFLGSVANHLLHRNTNTCLLFVKHSK; translated from the coding sequence ATGGATAAAAATAAAAAATTAAATATAATAGTTGGTTTAGATTTGTCTACAATGGATCAATATCTGTTGCAATATATGCAAGTGCTAGACCAGATTTTAGATATAAATAAAGTAACCTATGTGCACAACCTTAAAGTAGGTGAGTTACCTAAGGAATTACTTAAACCAGAGAGCATTGTTGTTATTAAGGAGAAAATAAAGAATAAGCTTACTCAGTATTTCACAGAAGCAGGAGTGAGTTATGATTTCGAAATCTTGGTATCAGTAGAGAGTTATACAGAGATTGCTTTTATGAATATAGCTAAGAAATCTTCTTATGATCTGATGGTACTAGGTAATAAACAGGAACTAGAAGGTACTGGTGCGCTGGCTGATAAGCTGGTACGTATATTCCCTTCAGCATTATTATTAGTACCAGATACGTTTAAAGTGCCTATAACCACTGTGATTGATGCGATAGACTTCTCTAGATATACTAGTGATATTATGATGTGGGCAGATCGTTTTAAGAATAATTCGAAGGGACAGAAGATAGAGCATTCTGCGGTACATATCTCTAAGTCTTATATGGGATTCTACCCTACGATGACGAATAGAGAATTAGAGAAAGTAACGAAGGATGATATCAAAGAAAAACAAGAGAAATGGAATAAGAAGTACGCTACTTATTCTGATATAGATATTGTTCCTGCTGGAGAACGCAACATATCAGCTTCCTTGATCGCTTATGCGCGTAGTAAAAAGGCGGATATGCTGATACTGGGAGTGAAGGGTACTACAGGATTTAAAGAGATATTCTTAGGTAGTGTGGCGAACCACTTGCTACACAGAAATACGAATACTTGCTTATTATTCGTTAAGCATAGTAAATAA
- the rsmG gene encoding 16S rRNA (guanine(527)-N(7))-methyltransferase RsmG, which translates to MEEILKYFPNLTPEQIAQFEKLEEVYTDWNAKINVISRKDIHELYTKHVLHSLGIAKVMEFLPGANILDVGTGGGFPGIPLAILYPETNFYLIDIIAKKIRVVNEVVKALDLKNVKAEQKRAETIDEKFDFIVSRAVTNMPDFVEWIRHKTKKENKHEFDNGILYLKGGDLTEELKDFPKAVQFDLTHIFSDEFFETKKVVYLPLKYKG; encoded by the coding sequence ATGGAAGAAATCTTAAAATATTTCCCTAATTTAACTCCTGAACAGATTGCTCAATTTGAGAAATTGGAAGAAGTATATACGGATTGGAATGCTAAAATTAACGTTATTTCACGTAAGGATATACATGAGCTATATACGAAGCATGTATTACATTCATTAGGTATCGCTAAGGTTATGGAGTTCCTTCCTGGAGCTAATATACTAGATGTAGGTACTGGTGGAGGTTTCCCTGGTATTCCTTTAGCTATATTATATCCAGAAACTAACTTTTACCTAATCGACATTATCGCGAAGAAGATACGCGTAGTTAATGAAGTAGTAAAAGCGCTAGACTTAAAGAACGTTAAAGCAGAACAAAAACGTGCCGAAACTATAGACGAGAAGTTTGACTTCATCGTAAGTAGAGCTGTTACGAATATGCCTGACTTCGTAGAGTGGATTAGACACAAAACGAAAAAAGAAAACAAGCATGAGTTTGACAATGGTATATTATACCTAAAAGGAGGTGACTTAACAGAAGAGCTTAAGGATTTCCCTAAAGCTGTTCAGTTTGACCTGACTCATATCTTCTCAGATGAATTCTTTGAAACGAAAAAAGTGGTTTACTTACCCTTAAAATATAAAGGATAA
- a CDS encoding pyridoxal phosphate-dependent aminotransferase, with product MSNQFLSNRINNLTTSQTLAMAAKARELKEQGVDVISLSLGEPDFNAPEFIKEAAIQAVKDNYSKYPPVEGYKELREAISKKFKRDNNLNYSPSQIVVSTGAKQSLYNVAHVMINPGDEVVIPAPYWVSYAEIVKMAEGTPVEVPTSIESDFKITPEQLEAAITPKTKMIWFCSPCNPSGSVYSKEEFEAIAKVLEKYPNIFILSDEIYEHINFTGNYCSIGTIGNLIDRTITVNGIAKAFAMTGYRIGYIGAPEFIAKACTKMQGQVTSGANSIAQRATITAVEADPSVLKDMVAAFKNRRDLVVGLLKEIPGVKINVPEGAFYVFPDISSFFGKTLQGVKINNADDLSMYLLEKAHVATVTGVAFGNPDCIRMSYATSEDQLIEAFKRIKEALA from the coding sequence ATGAGCAACCAATTTCTATCTAATAGAATAAACAATTTGACTACTTCACAGACATTAGCAATGGCTGCGAAAGCAAGAGAGTTAAAAGAACAAGGCGTAGACGTAATTAGTTTGAGTCTAGGTGAGCCAGATTTTAATGCTCCTGAGTTTATCAAAGAAGCTGCTATTCAGGCTGTAAAAGATAACTATAGTAAATATCCACCTGTAGAAGGATATAAAGAACTAAGAGAGGCAATAAGCAAAAAGTTTAAGAGAGATAATAATTTAAATTATTCACCGAGTCAGATCGTTGTATCTACTGGTGCTAAACAATCGTTATATAATGTAGCTCATGTCATGATCAACCCTGGTGATGAGGTAGTAATTCCTGCTCCATACTGGGTGAGTTATGCAGAGATTGTTAAGATGGCTGAGGGTACTCCTGTAGAAGTGCCTACTAGTATAGAAAGTGATTTTAAAATTACTCCTGAACAATTAGAGGCCGCTATCACTCCTAAGACGAAGATGATATGGTTCTGTTCACCATGTAATCCTAGTGGTTCTGTATATAGCAAAGAGGAATTCGAAGCTATAGCTAAAGTATTAGAGAAATATCCAAATATCTTTATCTTATCAGATGAGATATATGAACATATTAACTTTACAGGTAATTACTGCAGTATCGGAACTATTGGTAATTTAATTGATCGTACGATTACTGTAAATGGTATTGCTAAGGCATTTGCGATGACAGGATATCGTATCGGATATATCGGTGCTCCTGAGTTTATCGCTAAGGCATGTACTAAGATGCAAGGACAAGTAACTTCTGGTGCTAATAGTATTGCACAACGTGCTACTATTACTGCTGTAGAGGCTGATCCTAGTGTATTAAAAGATATGGTTGCGGCATTTAAGAATAGAAGAGATCTAGTAGTAGGGTTATTAAAAGAGATTCCTGGAGTTAAGATTAATGTACCTGAAGGAGCGTTCTATGTATTCCCAGACATATCTTCTTTCTTTGGAAAGACACTTCAAGGTGTAAAGATTAATAATGCGGATGATCTATCTATGTATCTGTTAGAGAAAGCACACGTAGCTACTGTAACAGGGGTAGCATTTGGGAATCCAGATTGTATACGTATGTCGTATGCGACTAGTGAAGATCAGTTGATCGAAGCATTCAAAAGAATTAAAGAAGCATTAGCGTAA
- a CDS encoding Crp/Fnr family transcriptional regulator — MDILLQSFAKHVSLTKEEQQIILESFTVTRYPAKTKLLSAGEVCINSTFVVSGIVRNYCLDDQAVEHTVSFAASGWWIADMYSYLSQKPGNSYLEVVEDAIVMTLSRDHQLALFDRVPKIERYFRVLIERSLVATQQRLMDNLSLPAEERYTRFLERFPEIKYCLPQKQIASYLGVTPEFFSKMKKKMLTGK, encoded by the coding sequence GTGGATATATTATTACAGAGTTTTGCTAAACATGTTTCTCTGACAAAAGAGGAACAACAGATTATATTAGAGTCATTCACAGTTACTCGTTACCCAGCTAAAACGAAGCTGTTAAGTGCAGGAGAAGTATGTATTAATTCTACTTTTGTAGTTTCAGGTATAGTACGTAACTATTGTCTAGATGATCAAGCAGTAGAGCATACTGTTAGTTTTGCAGCATCAGGATGGTGGATAGCTGATATGTATAGTTATTTATCTCAAAAACCTGGTAACTCTTATCTAGAAGTAGTAGAAGATGCGATAGTAATGACTTTGAGTAGAGATCATCAATTAGCTTTATTTGATAGAGTGCCTAAGATAGAACGTTATTTTAGAGTTCTTATAGAGAGATCGCTAGTGGCTACACAACAACGACTGATGGACAACTTATCTCTACCTGCAGAAGAGCGTTATACACGCTTTTTAGAGCGTTTCCCTGAGATTAAGTATTGTCTACCACAAAAGCAAATAGCCTCTTATTTAGGGGTTACTCCTGAGTTTTTTAGTAAAATGAAGAAAAAGATGCTTACAGGAAAGTAA
- the gpmI gene encoding 2,3-bisphosphoglycerate-independent phosphoglycerate mutase, protein MNKKVILMILDGWGQTQDPKVSAIEHANTPFIDSLYTKYPNTFVLTDGLNVGLPKGQMGNSEVGHMNLGAGRIVYQDLVKINMAVEDNTIAKEPALQAAFEYAKTNNKKVHFLGLLSDGGVHSHEQHLYGLVDAASSAGVSDIRVHAFTDGRDVDPKSGANHVQQLQDRLSLSTAKLASVIGRYYAMDRDQRWERVAKAYHLLVNGTGIHSTDAVKSIEASYLNNVTDEFIEPIVMVDENNQPVGKIENDDVVIFFNFRTDRGRELTRVLSQEDHSDHDMKKLDLYFVTLTNYDDTYKNVHVVYDKENLHNTLGEVLEKHGKKQIRIAETEKYPHVTFFFSGGRELPFDGEQRILCPSPKVATYDLKPEMSAYDLKDALIPELKKGEADFVCLNFANGDMVGHTGVMEAAIKACEAVDQCVKEVITTALDNGYTTIVLADHGNCEVMINPDGTPNTAHTTNPVPIIIVDNDIKEVKDGVLGDLAPTILKLIGIPQPEEMTRHSLV, encoded by the coding sequence ATGAATAAGAAAGTAATATTAATGATTCTAGATGGCTGGGGACAGACTCAAGATCCTAAAGTATCAGCTATCGAGCACGCAAATACACCATTTATAGACAGTCTATATACTAAATATCCTAATACATTTGTACTTACTGATGGACTAAATGTAGGTCTTCCAAAAGGGCAAATGGGTAACTCTGAAGTGGGTCACATGAATCTTGGAGCTGGTAGAATCGTCTATCAAGACCTTGTAAAAATAAATATGGCAGTAGAAGATAACACTATTGCTAAAGAGCCTGCATTACAAGCAGCATTCGAATACGCTAAGACAAACAATAAAAAAGTACACTTCTTAGGACTGCTATCTGATGGTGGAGTACACTCTCATGAGCAACATTTATATGGTCTAGTAGATGCAGCGTCTTCAGCAGGAGTATCAGATATACGTGTTCACGCTTTTACAGATGGACGAGATGTAGATCCTAAATCGGGTGCAAATCACGTACAACAACTACAAGACAGACTGAGCTTATCTACTGCTAAACTAGCTTCTGTAATAGGAAGATACTACGCAATGGATAGAGACCAACGCTGGGAAAGAGTAGCAAAGGCTTACCACCTGTTAGTGAATGGTACAGGTATTCACTCTACTGATGCAGTAAAAAGCATTGAAGCAAGTTATTTAAATAATGTGACTGATGAGTTTATTGAACCTATCGTAATGGTTGATGAAAACAATCAGCCGGTAGGAAAGATTGAAAATGACGATGTAGTGATCTTCTTTAACTTTAGAACGGATAGAGGAAGAGAACTAACACGTGTATTATCTCAAGAAGATCATTCAGATCATGACATGAAGAAACTTGACTTGTACTTTGTAACGCTTACGAACTACGATGATACTTATAAGAATGTACATGTAGTATATGATAAAGAAAACTTACACAATACATTGGGTGAAGTTTTAGAAAAACATGGCAAAAAACAAATACGTATTGCTGAGACAGAAAAATATCCACACGTGACTTTCTTCTTCTCTGGAGGTAGAGAACTTCCATTCGATGGAGAACAGCGTATCTTATGTCCTTCTCCTAAAGTAGCTACTTATGACCTTAAGCCTGAGATGAGTGCTTATGACCTTAAAGACGCACTTATTCCTGAGCTTAAAAAAGGTGAAGCAGACTTCGTATGTCTAAACTTTGCTAACGGAGATATGGTAGGACATACTGGTGTAATGGAAGCAGCAATCAAAGCTTGTGAAGCAGTAGACCAATGTGTAAAAGAAGTAATCACAACTGCTCTTGACAATGGATACACTACGATAGTATTAGCAGATCATGGTAACTGTGAGGTAATGATTAACCCTGATGGTACTCCTAACACAGCACATACTACTAATCCTGTGCCGATCATTATCGTAGACAATGATATCAAAGAGGTAAAGGATGGAGTATTAGGAGACTTAGCTCCTACTATTCTTAAACTAATAGGTATACCTCAACCAGAAGAAATGACTAGACACTCTCTAGTATAA